The window GCTTGCGCCATTTCCAGGCCCACTCCGTACCTGCTCGAATACAAGCCGTCCTGGGGCGCGCACCAGCGGACCATGCCCACGCAGTAGGTTTCGCCGATTCGCCGTGCGGTTTCGTCCCCGGGGCGGAAGAGGATTTTCACAGGTTCTCCCTTGGTCAGCGGATGATCCATTTCGATCATGAGGCCGGTGTCGCTGTAGTTGACGACGCGGGACTCGAACGGGCCTTTGGCCGACGCGTACAGTTCGACTCGGCAACGTTCCAGGCTGGCCTTGCGCAGTGATCTTCTTTTGTTGATCATGACAATTCCTCCCAAAAAAATCTGGAAAACGTCTTACAGTTAAGTCAGGCTCCGGGCCTTGTCCATATACCCATGACAAAAGAATCATATCCGTCCGTTCATGGCCTGCATGATTCTGACCACGGCCAGCTCCTTGGCTTTGGCCTCGACGTCCACAGTCATGGTCCGGCCCAGCCAGCATCGGGGAAAGTCGGCCTCGTCGATGTAGTCCGAGTGGGGTTTGGGATTGCCCTGCCAGCCTTCGCGCGGAGAGGATATGTGGACGTAGGGTTCCCGGCCGCGCCAGGTCGCCGCCGCGAGATCGGTGGCTTCGCATTCGTCCAGGCCGTCGGGGTTGCAGCGGTGGTGATGCACGTCAT is drawn from Desulfomicrobium apsheronum and contains these coding sequences:
- a CDS encoding PilZ domain-containing protein, which produces MINKRRSLRKASLERCRVELYASAKGPFESRVVNYSDTGLMIEMDHPLTKGEPVKILFRPGDETARRIGETYCVGMVRWCAPQDGLYSSRYGVGLEMAQASARRRAHKAA